One genomic region from Athalia rosae chromosome 3, iyAthRosa1.1, whole genome shotgun sequence encodes:
- the LOC125500397 gene encoding uncharacterized protein LOC125500397: protein MQQIGEESMANMDLAIIESRLKELDETRALLLAMKAAQQPNPTEHKGEAGVGEKAVEKVQAAGGGGSLKRKHRAGRDKDARRNKYKWSARKAAGKGGEKSGNDQKKNEKEEKEKWKKSRGHEKKSYHKNKNWPLKNVASAGDGPQPKLYLRCPEAASALKALFTNYF from the exons ATGCAACAAATTGGAGAAGAAAGCATGGCG AACATGGACTTGGCAATTATTGAGTCCAGGCTCAAAGAGCTGGATGAAACCAGGGCGCTCCTCCTGGCCATGAAGGCGGCCCAACAGCCGAATCCCACCGAACACAAGGGTGAAGCCGGTGTGGGAGAAAAG GCAGTTGAAAAGGTTCAAGCGGCTGGTGGAGGCGGGAGTCTCAAAAGAAAGCATCGGGCCGGAAGAGATAAGGATGCGAGGAGAAATAA GTACAAATGGTCAGCACGTAAAGCTGCTGGtaaaggaggggaaaaaagcggCAATgaccagaagaaaaatgaaaaagaggagaaggaaaagtgGAAGAAGAGCAGAGGGCATGAAAAGAAGAGCTACcataagaacaaaaattggCCACTGAAGAATGTCGCGAGTGCAGGTGATGGGCCTCAGCCCAAATTGTATCTTCGGTGCCCAGAGGCCGCCAGCGCATTAAAGGCGCTTTTTactaattatttttga